TGTGTCTGAAGGTTATTTTTCTACTGAATTAAGAATCGTAATCATTTTTAATAAAAATTAGTTTTAAGCTTTAAAGGAGAAAAAAATTGGTAGCTAATGGTCTTAAAGGGAGGAATATACTTGTAGGGCTCACAGGTGGAATAGCTGTCTATAAGGTCTGTGAGCTTATAAGAAAGCTTAAAAATTCTGGAGCCAACGTTAAAGTTATCCTTTCTAAAGGTGCTGAAAAGTTTGTTACTCCTTTACTTTTTGCAAGTCTCTCTGGAGAAAAAGCTTATACTGACGAAGATTTTTTTAAACCAACAGGAGAAATTTTGCATATAGACCTTGCCAAGTTTCCTGACGTTGTAATAATAGCACCTGCTACGGCCTCTTTTATGGCTAAACTTGCCTCAGGTCAGGCAGATGAGCTTTTACTTTCTACACTTTTAGCTACCAAAACTCCTGTATACATTTTTCCTTCTATGAATACGAACATGTGGGAGCATCCTGCTACCCAGAGGAATGTAGAAACCTTAAAATCATGGGGATACAGGGTTTATGAACCTGCATCTGGGGCTCTTGCTTGCAATACCACAGGTAAAGGCAGATTACCAGAGGTAGAGGAAATCTTTGAAACCCTTCAAGCCCATTTTGTAAAAAAAGATATGTTAGGGCAAAAGGTTTTGATTACCGGTGGGCCTACCAGAGAGTACATAGACGAGGTTAGGTTTATCACCAACGATTCCTCTGGGAAAATGGCCTTTTTACTGGCTAAAGAGGCCTATTATCGGGGGGCTGAGGTATATCTTATCTGGGGTGGGAAAGAACTTCCAGGTATCTTTCCAAGGATAAACGATTTTTTGGGAATACCTTATCCTAAGGTTTTTTCAGTATCTACCACCAAAGAAATGTTAGAAGTAGCTAAAACACTTTTTCCTAAGTGTAATTTGGCAATTTTTGCAGCTGCTCCATGTGATTTTAGACCAAAACAAGCCTTCAGTGGTAAAATAAAAAAACAAGAAATCCTAACCTTAGACTTAGAGCTAACAGAAGACATAGCCAAAACTCTTTCTTCTCAAAAACAACCAGACCAGATAACGATAGGCTTTGCCTTGGAAACTCCAGAAAATTTAGAAAAATACGCCCTTCTCAAGAAAAAAGAAAAGAACTTCGATTTTATCGTAGCCAATCCCATAAGCACCTTGTCTGCCGAATCCTCTGACTTTATCGTTTTCACCCCCAAAGACAAACTTGAATTTAAAGAGGTTTCTAAGGCTTACTTAGCTAAGGTTTTGTTTGATTTAATCGGGGTGTAAGGGCATAGGGGTTCTTCTTCTAAATAATCACCTGTAGCTTCATAGGCCCTGGCACGGCAACCTCCACAAACCCTTATGTATTCACATCTTCCGCATTTTCCCTTGTACTTAGAAAAATCTCTAAGATTATTAAATACCTCTGAATTTTCCCAAACCTCCTTAAACGTCTGTTCTCTAAGGTTACCACAAGGCACCTCTAAGTATCCACAAGTTTGTACTATCCCTACATGAGAAATAAAACAAAATCCTGTACCAGCAAGACAACCTCTGGTCATGGCATCAAGTCCAAAGTTTTCAACCGTTACGTCCTTTCCCTCTTTTTTAGCCCTTTGTCTTAAAATTCGATAATAAGTAGGGGCACAGGTAGCTTTAAGCTGAAGGTTACACTTATCTCTTTGTTCGTAAAACCACCCTAAAATCTCTTCATACTTCTCTGCATTAATACCACCTGTGGAAAGTTCCTTTCCTCTTCCTACTGGGACCAACAAAAAGATATGATGTGCCACCGCACCTAAGGATTTTGCAAGTTCATGTACCTTAGGGAGTTCTTCTAAATTTTGTGGGGTAATCGTGGTGTTTATTTGGAAAGGAACCCCCACTTTTTTTAAGTTTTCTATCCCTTTTAAAGCCCCTTCAAATGCCCCTGGAACTTTTCTAAAATTATCATGGCTTTCCGGGGTACTTCCATCAAGGCTGATACTAACCCTGGAAATGCCTGTTTCTTTAATTTGTTGGGCTACTTCCTTGGTTATAAGAGTACCGTTGGTAGCAAGCACCGGTTTAAACCCTAAATCTATACACCTTTTAGCTATCTGAAAAAGGTCTTTTCTTAATAAAGGTTCTCCGCCTGTAAGGATGATGATAGGCTCTGCCACCTCTTTTATTTCTTCAAGTATTCTGAAAATCTCTTCTGTGGTAAGTTCATTTGCATAAGGACCTTTAGAGGCTGCTGCCCTACAATGCACACAATCTAAATTACAACTTCTGGTAAGTTCCCAGGCAATAAGCCTTGGCTTAAATGTTTTTTCCATCCTTTTTACCCTCACATTTTATATCTTTCTCGTAAAAGAACTGCTCTACCTTCAGGCTGCTTTTCATTTTTTATGTTTATCAGTTCTATGATAACCACATCAGGAGGAGTTAAAAACCTCATAGGAGGGCCTCCGGTCCCAACCCCTTTTGATACAAAAAGATAAGACCCCTTTCCCAAATATTTTAATCCCCTATCGGTTTCGTATAAAAGTCTAACTAAAAAAGAGCCTATCCCTTTATAGAGTCCTCCGTGGGTATGACCAGAAAGCATAAGGTTAAAACATCCGATGGTTTCTTTTTGAACCACCGGTTGATGTTTTAAAACTAACACAAACTTATCTCGAGGGATTTTACACAAAAAAGTGTTTTCATCAAAACCTGGACTACAGGCTTTATAATAACGACAATCTCTATCGTCAAGTCCGACCAAAACCAAAAAACCTGCTATTACCTCTGTTTCGTCTTTTAATACCTTAAACCCTGACTTTTCTATAAACTCTAAAGCCTGTTTCCAGCCTCTGTAGTATTCATGATTTCCCATCACCGCATATTTCCCAAGAGGTGCGGTGATTTTAGCAAGTTCTTCTGCCAGATGGTCTTTTTTTCTCATGTTTCCATCAACCAGGTCTCCAGTATTTACTATCAAATCCGGTTTTTCCTTTTCCCAGACTTTTTTAACTAGTTCAATCTTTTCTTGACCTAAAACAGGCCCTAAATGAAGGTCAGAGATCTGCATGATCTTAACCCGACTTACTTGAGGAGGAAGCTTATCAGTCCTTATCTGAAGTCGTATCACCTCTAAACCAAGGGTTTCATAATAACTATACACAGAAAAACCAACGGCTAAGAAAAC
Above is a genomic segment from Thermodesulfobacterium commune DSM 2178 containing:
- the coaBC gene encoding bifunctional phosphopantothenoylcysteine decarboxylase/phosphopantothenate--cysteine ligase CoaBC, with the translated sequence MVANGLKGRNILVGLTGGIAVYKVCELIRKLKNSGANVKVILSKGAEKFVTPLLFASLSGEKAYTDEDFFKPTGEILHIDLAKFPDVVIIAPATASFMAKLASGQADELLLSTLLATKTPVYIFPSMNTNMWEHPATQRNVETLKSWGYRVYEPASGALACNTTGKGRLPEVEEIFETLQAHFVKKDMLGQKVLITGGPTREYIDEVRFITNDSSGKMAFLLAKEAYYRGAEVYLIWGGKELPGIFPRINDFLGIPYPKVFSVSTTKEMLEVAKTLFPKCNLAIFAAAPCDFRPKQAFSGKIKKQEILTLDLELTEDIAKTLSSQKQPDQITIGFALETPENLEKYALLKKKEKNFDFIVANPISTLSAESSDFIVFTPKDKLEFKEVSKAYLAKVLFDLIGV
- a CDS encoding metallophosphoesterase; the encoded protein is MLIWIGFVLYLCVFCVVFDLIKLVFRWKTLTSKKILLGAVFLAVGFSVYSYYETLGLEVIRLQIRTDKLPPQVSRVKIMQISDLHLGPVLGQEKIELVKKVWEKEKPDLIVNTGDLVDGNMRKKDHLAEELAKITAPLGKYAVMGNHEYYRGWKQALEFIEKSGFKVLKDETEVIAGFLVLVGLDDRDCRYYKACSPGFDENTFLCKIPRDKFVLVLKHQPVVQKETIGCFNLMLSGHTHGGLYKGIGSFLVRLLYETDRGLKYLGKGSYLFVSKGVGTGGPPMRFLTPPDVVIIELINIKNEKQPEGRAVLLRERYKM
- the ahbD gene encoding heme b synthase yields the protein MEKTFKPRLIAWELTRSCNLDCVHCRAAASKGPYANELTTEEIFRILEEIKEVAEPIIILTGGEPLLRKDLFQIAKRCIDLGFKPVLATNGTLITKEVAQQIKETGISRVSISLDGSTPESHDNFRKVPGAFEGALKGIENLKKVGVPFQINTTITPQNLEELPKVHELAKSLGAVAHHIFLLVPVGRGKELSTGGINAEKYEEILGWFYEQRDKCNLQLKATCAPTYYRILRQRAKKEGKDVTVENFGLDAMTRGCLAGTGFCFISHVGIVQTCGYLEVPCGNLREQTFKEVWENSEVFNNLRDFSKYKGKCGRCEYIRVCGGCRARAYEATGDYLEEEPLCPYTPIKSNKTLAK